The following is a genomic window from Deltaproteobacteria bacterium.
ATCCATGGAGGAGATTGAACTACAGTAAACATGCTGACAGATATAAAGATATAAACAAAAAAGAATTGAGGGAGGCTGATACATAAAACAGGACATTTCTATTTTGGTAAGAATAGGACATTTCTATTTTGGCTTTACAGAGCCATAAATTTTTCTTGAATTTTGGGGAAATAAGCGTTAGTATACTGTATACAATATCAAAAAAGGATTAAAGGTTAGAGGTAAATAACGAAAGGAGGTAATTAAAAGTGGCGTTAAAGATTACTGAGGATTGTGTTGCATGCGGAGTATGCTTGCCGGAGTGTCCGGTCAATGCTATCAGCGAGGGGGATATCTATGTTATAGACCCTGCAACATGCGTAGAGTGCAAGGGGTATTATGATGAGCCGAAGTGCGCAGAGGTTTGTCCTGTTGACTGCTGTGTGCCGGCATAATTATGGGTTTTAGGGATTGAGGGTTAGGGGATAGCCCTGACCCTCGAACCCTGCTTTGGAGAAAACAATAAGATGAAAGACTTCG
Proteins encoded in this region:
- a CDS encoding 4Fe-4S binding protein is translated as MALKITEDCVACGVCLPECPVNAISEGDIYVIDPATCVECKGYYDEPKCAEVCPVDCCVPA